A stretch of the Bacillus sp. FJAT-18017 genome encodes the following:
- a CDS encoding exonuclease SbcCD subunit D, translating into MKFIHTADWHLGKLVHGIYMTEYQREVLNQFMEAVEEEKPDAVVIAGDLYDRSVPPIDAVNLLDEVLFRLNVELKTPIISIAGNHDSADRLSFGSSWYKQSQFYLSGKLTDSFKPIHINGVNFYLAPYAEPGVVKELLDDPTIHTHHDATKAIIGKIEETINPNEPNIFVGHAFVTGGQSCDSERLLSVGASGCVGAELFAPFSYTALGHLHSPEAIRHNTIKYSGSLLKYSFSEAKHKKGISIIEMENDGSFNHRFRPLAPKQDMRELQGYIAELLDPSFYEKQKCDDFLKVTLLDEGSLIDPMGKLRQVYPNVLHMEKRIDALDQKRKQSFSIGESRQKKSELELFEQFYQEMTSSEFTEEKRSIISSVIETAVKEEVPV; encoded by the coding sequence GTGAAATTTATCCATACGGCCGACTGGCATCTCGGCAAGCTGGTCCACGGAATCTACATGACAGAATACCAGCGTGAAGTGCTTAACCAATTTATGGAAGCCGTTGAAGAGGAAAAGCCTGACGCAGTCGTCATAGCTGGAGATTTGTATGACAGGTCCGTACCGCCAATCGATGCTGTAAACCTATTGGATGAGGTCCTGTTCCGCTTGAATGTCGAACTCAAAACGCCGATTATCTCGATAGCCGGAAACCATGACAGTGCCGACCGTCTTTCCTTTGGCAGCTCGTGGTACAAACAAAGCCAATTCTACTTATCTGGCAAACTTACAGACTCATTTAAACCGATACATATAAATGGAGTAAACTTTTACCTTGCACCGTATGCCGAGCCGGGTGTCGTCAAAGAATTGCTCGACGATCCAACGATCCACACACATCACGATGCAACAAAAGCAATCATAGGGAAAATTGAAGAGACAATCAATCCAAACGAGCCGAACATATTTGTCGGGCACGCCTTTGTGACCGGCGGACAAAGCTGTGATTCAGAGCGGCTGCTGTCCGTTGGTGCATCCGGCTGTGTCGGGGCTGAACTTTTTGCTCCATTTTCCTACACAGCACTAGGACATCTTCATAGCCCTGAAGCAATTAGGCATAACACGATTAAGTACTCTGGATCTCTATTAAAATACTCCTTTTCTGAAGCGAAGCATAAAAAAGGTATCTCAATCATTGAAATGGAAAACGACGGAAGTTTCAATCATCGGTTCCGCCCTCTCGCACCGAAGCAGGACATGCGCGAGCTTCAAGGATACATTGCTGAACTGCTTGATCCGTCATTCTATGAAAAACAGAAATGCGATGACTTTTTGAAAGTGACCCTGCTCGATGAAGGCAGCCTGATTGACCCGATGGGGAAACTCCGACAGGTCTACCCTAATGTCCTTCATATGGAAAAAAGAATTGATGCCCTGGACCAAAAGAGAAAGCAATCCTTCTCGATCGGTGAATCCCGGCAAAAAAAATCAGAACTCGAATTGTTCGAGCAATTTTACCAGGAAATGACATCGTCTGAATTTACAGAGGAAAAACGCTCGATCATCTCTAGTGTCATCGAAACAGCAGTCAAGGAGGAGGTGCCGGTATGA
- a CDS encoding AAA family ATPase has translation MRPLKLTMQAFGPYAGSEEIDFTSLGNKTMFVISGKTGSGKTTIFDAISYAIYGKASGEDRTGADLRSQFANDNLPTEVSLDFSLRGKMYTIVRTPQQERKKERGEGTKTVPATAYLYEMDDSGKPKLVASKITEVEDKIKEIMLIDANQFRQILMIPQGEFRKLLTSDSREKEVILQRLFHTQLYKLVEEKLKAEAQELKKKVDETTGKRSDSLKRIQAAYTEELMDLLEAGSTNDTLILPLLRDEISRMQAEIETLSQQAKAKQLEQDNLKQQHFAAENILKQMKAREEFKAKQQDLEGKKDLFLEKERHISLARKAALLASQEELCHRLKKEVDDATKAADALQENMKRLTEQKEVREKEFEQEKLREHERQQATEAENKLAAIREDVYSLDSVQKETEKIRIVHGKKKDQQALAEKNLDGTEQTEQSLLLQKADIDKAYIAKLETEHKLEKVQAGLSSLAKLEELKSRHQKAVRDEEAKAGIFSQAETRYKAAREEVEKIEEKWLKGQASILAATLNDGSSCPVCGSTHHPSPAAHDNSEIPHEQDIKKAKQFAASLEKEKSEAEVAYSGSKMIAERLSEDVKSTAEELSGSHPAFLAGKEDDFRAALVQEQQSLMAARGKALKLLADKDKVEKALAALGEQKISLQKEIQECRTAISGLAIREAELKTKLERMLTVVPEELRTVERYEKAFKQAKEKRELLFERFDNAVKHYQESIQRHGSESARLEEAVRYHERKTLELAEERETFKTQMLTQGFETYSAYAGARLTDIQISRLEQEVSTYHQDVRICSERLTELAHLEGVTPPDLESLTMAIKATADEMAEINKQATDLYLKKNQNQDILLNVEALNAEVKELENRFKVLGHLSDIARGQNSQKLTFERYVLAAFLDDILREANGRLAKMTSGRFELRRKTDRSKGNVQSGLELLVFDQYTAQERHVKTLSGGESFKASLSLALGLADVVQAHAGGVSLETMFIDEGFGTLDPESLDQAIDTLIDIQSSGRLVGIISHVPELKERIDARLEVTSTQSGSKTEFILGV, from the coding sequence ATGAGGCCATTAAAGCTAACGATGCAGGCATTTGGCCCATATGCGGGCAGCGAGGAAATCGACTTTACCTCACTCGGAAACAAGACAATGTTTGTGATTTCCGGAAAAACCGGCTCAGGGAAAACAACAATATTTGATGCAATCAGCTACGCGATTTATGGCAAGGCAAGCGGGGAAGACCGCACTGGCGCCGACCTTCGCAGCCAATTTGCAAACGATAATTTGCCAACCGAAGTATCCCTTGATTTCTCGCTTCGCGGCAAAATGTATACCATCGTCCGCACCCCGCAGCAAGAGCGGAAAAAGGAGCGGGGTGAAGGTACCAAAACAGTACCGGCAACAGCCTACCTATACGAAATGGACGACAGCGGCAAGCCAAAATTGGTCGCATCGAAAATAACCGAAGTGGAAGACAAGATAAAGGAAATCATGTTGATAGACGCTAACCAATTCAGGCAAATCCTGATGATACCTCAGGGGGAATTCCGGAAGCTGCTGACCTCCGACAGCCGCGAAAAGGAAGTCATCCTGCAGCGCCTATTCCATACCCAGCTTTACAAGCTCGTCGAAGAAAAGTTGAAAGCCGAAGCGCAGGAGCTAAAGAAAAAAGTCGATGAAACCACCGGCAAACGGAGCGACTCGCTAAAACGAATCCAGGCTGCCTATACAGAGGAACTGATGGATCTCCTTGAAGCAGGAAGCACCAACGATACACTAATCCTGCCGCTCCTTCGCGACGAGATCTCTAGGATGCAAGCCGAAATTGAAACGCTTAGCCAGCAAGCCAAAGCCAAACAGCTAGAACAGGACAACCTGAAACAGCAGCACTTTGCAGCTGAAAACATTCTCAAGCAAATGAAGGCACGCGAGGAATTCAAAGCAAAACAACAAGACCTCGAAGGCAAGAAAGATCTTTTTTTGGAAAAAGAGCGGCACATCTCCCTCGCAAGGAAGGCAGCGCTTCTTGCATCACAGGAAGAACTTTGCCACCGCCTGAAAAAAGAGGTTGATGACGCCACCAAGGCCGCTGACGCCCTCCAGGAAAACATGAAGCGATTGACAGAACAAAAAGAAGTTCGCGAAAAGGAATTTGAACAGGAAAAATTACGTGAGCACGAGCGCCAGCAGGCAACGGAAGCCGAAAATAAACTCGCAGCCATCAGGGAAGACGTGTATTCACTCGACTCCGTCCAAAAGGAAACCGAGAAAATCCGGATTGTCCACGGCAAGAAAAAGGATCAGCAAGCCCTTGCTGAAAAGAACCTTGACGGGACCGAACAAACTGAGCAGTCACTTCTTTTACAAAAAGCGGACATAGACAAGGCCTATATTGCCAAACTGGAAACAGAGCATAAGTTGGAGAAGGTTCAAGCTGGCCTGTCAAGCCTTGCCAAGCTGGAGGAGTTGAAATCTCGCCATCAGAAGGCAGTGCGTGATGAAGAAGCAAAAGCGGGGATTTTTAGCCAGGCTGAAACGCGCTATAAGGCCGCCAGGGAAGAAGTCGAAAAAATCGAGGAGAAATGGCTGAAAGGCCAGGCTTCAATACTAGCTGCTACACTCAATGATGGCTCCTCATGTCCCGTTTGCGGAAGCACCCATCATCCGTCACCTGCGGCCCATGATAACAGCGAAATACCACATGAACAGGACATCAAAAAGGCAAAACAGTTTGCGGCTTCACTTGAAAAAGAAAAAAGCGAAGCAGAGGTTGCCTATTCCGGCAGCAAAATGATTGCTGAAAGACTGTCAGAGGATGTAAAGAGTACTGCTGAAGAGTTGTCCGGCAGCCATCCTGCATTTCTCGCAGGCAAGGAAGATGATTTCAGGGCGGCACTTGTACAGGAGCAGCAGTCATTAATGGCAGCAAGAGGAAAGGCCCTCAAACTGCTAGCTGACAAGGACAAGGTTGAAAAAGCACTGGCAGCTTTAGGTGAACAAAAGATTTCGCTGCAGAAGGAAATTCAGGAGTGCAGGACAGCAATAAGCGGGCTTGCCATCCGCGAGGCAGAATTGAAAACAAAGCTTGAGCGAATGCTCACTGTCGTACCGGAAGAACTTAGGACCGTGGAGAGGTACGAAAAAGCATTCAAACAGGCGAAGGAAAAACGCGAGCTTTTATTTGAACGATTTGATAATGCCGTGAAACACTATCAGGAGTCAATCCAGCGTCATGGATCCGAATCGGCCCGCCTTGAAGAAGCAGTACGTTATCATGAACGGAAAACACTTGAACTGGCCGAAGAAAGGGAAACATTCAAGACACAAATGTTGACGCAAGGGTTTGAGACGTATTCCGCATACGCTGGTGCACGGCTGACTGATATACAGATCTCAAGGCTTGAACAGGAAGTGAGCACGTACCATCAGGATGTGAGAATTTGTTCTGAACGCCTTACAGAACTTGCTCATCTTGAAGGAGTGACCCCTCCGGATTTGGAAAGTCTAACTATGGCAATCAAGGCCACAGCAGATGAAATGGCAGAAATCAACAAACAAGCTACAGACCTTTATTTAAAAAAGAACCAAAATCAAGATATCCTTTTAAACGTAGAAGCATTGAATGCGGAAGTTAAAGAGCTTGAAAACAGATTTAAAGTGCTCGGCCACCTTTCAGACATTGCCCGCGGGCAGAATAGCCAGAAGCTGACTTTCGAACGATATGTTCTTGCAGCTTTCCTCGACGATATTTTACGGGAGGCGAATGGCAGGCTGGCAAAAATGACGTCAGGCCGATTCGAGCTTCGAAGGAAAACCGACCGTTCAAAAGGAAATGTCCAGAGTGGCTTGGAACTGTTGGTTTTTGATCAGTATACGGCACAGGAAAGGCATGTCAAAACATTGTCAGGTGGAGAAAGCTTTAAGGCATCTCTGTCTCTCGCACTTGGGCTGGCCGATGTAGTCCAGGCCCACGCTGGCGGAGTATCACTCGAAACGATGTTTATAGATGAAGGCTTTGGGACTCTCGATCCGGAATCACTTGATCAGGCAATTGATACGCTAATCGACATTCAGTCTAGCGGCCGGCTAGTCGGGATCATCTCACACGTACCAGAACTGAAAGAGCGGATAGACGCAAGGCTCGAGGTTACCTCAACCCAGTCAGGAAGTAAAACTGAATTTATACTCGGTGTATAG
- a CDS encoding phage holin family protein, whose protein sequence is MMDLLQFLNENYFFLVPVLWVIGYALKQTPKVPDWAIIWVLFGLSLVLAGLGFGYTIEAITNGIIATGVAVFGQQAVKQLAEAKSLKSKKK, encoded by the coding sequence ATGATGGATTTACTGCAGTTTTTAAATGAAAATTACTTTTTTCTTGTGCCAGTTTTATGGGTGATTGGATACGCATTGAAGCAGACTCCAAAGGTGCCAGATTGGGCGATTATCTGGGTCTTGTTCGGACTTTCGCTTGTCCTTGCGGGGCTGGGCTTTGGTTATACGATTGAGGCAATAACCAATGGAATAATTGCAACTGGAGTCGCAGTATTTGGACAGCAAGCGGTTAAGCAATTAGCCGAAGCGAAAAGCTTAAAATCAAAAAAGAAGTAA
- a CDS encoding molybdopterin-dependent oxidoreductase → MEGFREATWEEALDLVSTKLLEAYNKDPKSIAFWGSGQQTIMEGYASVKLWKAGLLSNNIDPNARLCMASAVTGFMSTFQSDEPMGSYRDLDEADVFVTWGANMAEMHPVLYSRLTARKLSEPGTKHYDLTTRVSRTSETADVKMVFRPQTDLAIANAIANYLVQNDKYDKKFAKEHLQFKAGTENLGHSFKDDYDVTEPGASADKDWVISFEEYKEKLKPYTLEYVEKLSGVPAKDLEALANEFADPSKRIVSLWTMGANQHTRGTWINNLIYNLHLLTGKISKPGSGPFSLTGQPSACGTAREVGVFSHRLPADLVVKNPEHRRYSELIWNLPKGYLDPIEKPGYHTVKMFRELGKGNVKFLWSMSNNWGQTMPKLNRFRGNDADGKGVLDGFIVVSEVYPTRSTELADVVFPAAMWVEREGQFGNAERRTNVFEKCIDAPGEAKWDLWTIVQVAKRVLDGRKIGDKPAFDVLFGMIWDKGKEDMIEDQHEVNKLLWEEYRQFTNPHEHKNPEVKELGKKLKLLGKQMAPYEEYVKKGLCWPVRNINGTWVETNWRYADGKQEDGFDQIGIEQFGTKGKYDNIDFYKSAEHRPSVLFRPFEDAAEIPDKDYPFWLCTGRVLEHWHSGSMTRRVPELHRAMPEALCEIHPDDAKALGINEGDKVKVVSRRGEVEVKAVTKGRGNPPKGLIYVPFFAEETLINLVTLDCYCPISKQPDYKKCAVKVVKA, encoded by the coding sequence ATGGAAGGCTTCAGGGAAGCAACCTGGGAAGAAGCACTAGACCTTGTATCAACTAAACTTTTGGAAGCGTACAACAAGGACCCAAAATCAATTGCCTTCTGGGGTTCCGGACAGCAAACCATCATGGAAGGATATGCAAGTGTAAAGCTTTGGAAGGCGGGTCTCCTGAGCAATAATATCGATCCGAATGCGCGCCTTTGCATGGCGAGTGCTGTAACCGGCTTTATGTCCACGTTTCAATCGGATGAACCAATGGGCTCATACAGGGACCTGGATGAAGCCGATGTCTTTGTGACATGGGGAGCCAATATGGCCGAAATGCATCCCGTTTTGTATTCGCGTTTGACAGCGCGAAAGCTTAGCGAGCCAGGGACGAAGCACTATGATTTGACCACTCGGGTTTCGCGCACCTCCGAAACCGCCGATGTGAAAATGGTCTTCAGACCCCAAACAGATTTAGCCATTGCTAATGCAATTGCGAATTATCTTGTCCAAAATGACAAGTATGATAAAAAATTTGCTAAGGAACATCTTCAGTTCAAAGCTGGCACTGAAAACCTTGGGCACTCCTTCAAGGATGATTACGATGTAACCGAGCCTGGTGCTTCCGCTGACAAAGACTGGGTTATTAGTTTCGAAGAGTACAAGGAAAAGCTTAAGCCATATACGTTGGAGTATGTTGAGAAATTATCGGGTGTTCCTGCTAAAGATCTCGAAGCTCTGGCAAATGAATTTGCGGACCCATCTAAAAGAATCGTTTCCCTCTGGACAATGGGCGCTAACCAGCACACACGAGGAACCTGGATTAACAACCTCATATACAATCTTCATTTATTGACCGGTAAAATTTCAAAACCAGGAAGCGGGCCATTTTCCTTAACAGGACAGCCAAGCGCATGTGGCACTGCCCGGGAAGTCGGGGTCTTTTCCCATCGCTTGCCTGCGGATCTGGTCGTTAAAAATCCTGAGCACCGCCGCTATTCCGAGTTGATCTGGAACCTTCCAAAAGGATATTTGGACCCAATTGAGAAGCCAGGCTATCATACTGTGAAAATGTTCCGTGAACTTGGTAAAGGAAATGTGAAGTTCCTTTGGAGCATGTCGAACAACTGGGGGCAAACGATGCCAAAGCTGAACCGTTTCCGGGGCAATGATGCAGATGGTAAAGGAGTACTCGACGGCTTTATAGTGGTCTCCGAGGTGTATCCGACCCGATCTACGGAGCTTGCCGATGTTGTTTTTCCTGCTGCCATGTGGGTAGAACGCGAAGGCCAATTTGGAAATGCCGAGCGGCGGACAAATGTCTTTGAAAAATGCATCGATGCACCTGGTGAGGCGAAATGGGATTTATGGACCATTGTCCAGGTAGCAAAAAGAGTTCTTGATGGTAGGAAAATTGGTGATAAACCAGCGTTTGATGTGCTGTTCGGTATGATTTGGGATAAGGGAAAGGAAGACATGATCGAGGATCAGCATGAAGTAAATAAACTCCTTTGGGAGGAATACCGCCAGTTCACGAACCCTCATGAGCATAAAAATCCAGAAGTGAAGGAGCTTGGCAAAAAGCTGAAGCTTCTCGGAAAGCAAATGGCCCCGTATGAGGAGTATGTCAAAAAAGGATTGTGCTGGCCGGTTAGAAATATCAACGGTACGTGGGTTGAAACCAATTGGCGTTACGCTGATGGGAAGCAGGAAGACGGCTTTGACCAGATCGGCATCGAACAGTTTGGGACAAAGGGCAAATACGATAATATCGATTTTTATAAATCTGCCGAACATCGGCCATCTGTTCTTTTCCGGCCATTCGAGGATGCTGCAGAGATCCCGGACAAAGACTATCCATTCTGGCTGTGTACAGGAAGGGTGCTTGAACACTGGCACAGCGGCTCAATGACAAGGCGTGTGCCAGAATTGCACCGCGCTATGCCGGAAGCCCTCTGTGAAATACATCCTGATGATGCCAAGGCACTCGGAATTAATGAAGGAGATAAGGTGAAAGTCGTATCACGGCGTGGCGAGGTTGAGGTTAAGGCAGTCACGAAGGGAAGGGGCAATCCGCCGAAGGGATTGATATATGTTCCATTCTTTGCCGAAGAAACATTGATCAACCTTGTTACTTTAGATTGTTATTGCCCGATATCCAAACAGCCTGATTATAAAAAATGCGCCGTCAAGGTCGTAAAGGCATAG
- a CDS encoding DUF2922 domain-containing protein yields MAKTLELNFMTETGKVSRLAIDNPKEPIDQAVVKQSMEQIIASNAFHSPNGNYTAVESARVIERNVTDYEIV; encoded by the coding sequence ATGGCCAAAACACTAGAGCTGAACTTTATGACGGAAACAGGAAAGGTTTCGAGGTTGGCAATAGATAATCCAAAAGAGCCAATTGACCAGGCTGTCGTTAAGCAATCAATGGAACAAATCATTGCTTCAAATGCATTCCATTCCCCGAATGGAAATTACACTGCCGTTGAAAGTGCCAGGGTAATCGAACGCAATGTCACTGACTACGAAATCGTGTAA
- a CDS encoding cold-shock protein yields MKNGKVKWFNAEKGFGFIEAEDGNDVFVHFSAIQSEGFKTLEEGEEVSFEVVEGARGPQAANVTKL; encoded by the coding sequence ATGAAAAACGGTAAAGTAAAATGGTTTAACGCTGAAAAAGGTTTTGGATTTATCGAAGCTGAAGATGGAAACGATGTATTCGTTCACTTTTCCGCAATTCAATCCGAAGGCTTCAAAACATTGGAAGAAGGCGAAGAGGTTTCCTTCGAAGTAGTTGAAGGTGCACGTGGACCTCAAGCAGCTAATGTTACTAAATTATAA
- a CDS encoding chaperone NapD, with amino-acid sequence MVISGLYIVTIDGKAELAANEINKLPGVEVHHVEGNKIVLAIETVTLDESYKLADSFKKVDGVLAICLVYSNFEDEPYYKGEQLL; translated from the coding sequence ATGGTCATTTCTGGACTTTATATTGTTACGATTGATGGAAAAGCAGAATTAGCGGCGAATGAAATTAACAAGCTCCCGGGCGTTGAAGTCCATCATGTTGAAGGAAATAAAATCGTCCTGGCCATTGAAACGGTTACTCTTGACGAGAGCTATAAGCTGGCTGATTCATTTAAGAAAGTTGATGGTGTTTTGGCAATCTGTCTTGTTTATAGCAACTTTGAGGATGAACCCTATTATAAAGGAGAGCAGCTATTGTGA
- a CDS encoding 4Fe-4S dicluster domain-containing protein, protein MSERLSRRAFLALNWESAVGFLGNAIITQVENERDFFRPPGAGTELEFISSCTRCGLCKDACPEQTISLFSVASGAKLAMTPYLDPNVTPCTFCGKCVDVCADGALSEENFSFGSKLGTASVIEENCLAYKEVMCDSCYHACPKKGIAIQIKAGKAVIAVEECNGCGLCVQGCIAEYKGMIVNLFEAD, encoded by the coding sequence GTGAGCGAACGGCTGAGCAGGCGCGCTTTCCTTGCGTTGAACTGGGAGAGCGCGGTTGGTTTCCTCGGCAACGCAATTATCACGCAGGTAGAAAATGAACGTGATTTCTTCAGGCCCCCGGGTGCAGGGACCGAGCTGGAATTCATCTCTTCATGCACCCGATGCGGTCTTTGCAAGGACGCTTGTCCAGAACAAACAATTTCATTATTTTCTGTTGCTAGCGGTGCAAAGCTCGCTATGACTCCGTACCTTGACCCAAATGTCACACCATGTACGTTTTGTGGGAAGTGTGTTGACGTATGCGCGGATGGAGCCCTGAGCGAGGAGAATTTTTCATTCGGATCAAAGCTTGGCACAGCCTCAGTGATAGAGGAAAACTGCCTAGCCTATAAAGAAGTCATGTGTGACTCTTGTTATCATGCATGTCCGAAAAAAGGCATCGCAATTCAAATCAAAGCAGGAAAAGCTGTCATCGCTGTGGAAGAGTGCAATGGCTGCGGCCTGTGTGTACAGGGATGTATCGCTGAATACAAAGGGATGATTGTGAATCTTTTTGAAGCTGACTAG
- a CDS encoding nitrate reductase cytochrome c-type subunit, translating into MKELSFLGLFILVLIAAIGSSKLYTASQEAVVPKNQTAGLIQLSEDGRQDAATMQLISPPPTQPADHINRWNPEMRHESCLACHGVEGTGAPTPSKNHFYEENTKGKIFRDNCIQCHVTQNDKKPEFNREK; encoded by the coding sequence ATGAAAGAATTAAGCTTTTTAGGTTTGTTCATTCTTGTCCTTATTGCCGCGATCGGATCATCAAAATTATATACTGCAAGCCAGGAAGCAGTTGTGCCGAAAAACCAAACTGCAGGCCTGATCCAATTGAGTGAGGACGGAAGGCAGGATGCGGCCACGATGCAGCTGATCAGTCCGCCGCCAACCCAGCCTGCTGACCATATTAATAGATGGAACCCGGAGATGCGCCATGAAAGCTGCCTTGCTTGCCATGGAGTGGAAGGGACAGGCGCGCCAACCCCTTCCAAGAATCATTTTTACGAGGAAAATACTAAAGGTAAGATATTCAGGGATAATTGTATTCAGTGCCATGTGACGCAGAACGACAAGAAACCGGAATTTAACCGTGAAAAGTAA
- a CDS encoding DUF1659 domain-containing protein — MAQAILAQSTLRLVFETGVDVKGEPIFKSKTFTNLKKEATPDQMHQAAIALAALCVDPLTSVERNDRSEILG; from the coding sequence ATGGCACAAGCAATTCTTGCCCAATCAACACTTCGACTAGTGTTCGAAACGGGCGTCGACGTGAAAGGAGAGCCGATCTTTAAGTCAAAAACCTTTACCAACCTGAAGAAAGAAGCAACTCCGGATCAAATGCACCAGGCTGCTATCGCACTTGCAGCTCTATGCGTAGACCCGCTTACTTCAGTGGAAAGGAATGACCGCTCCGAGATTCTGGGCTAA
- the qoxA gene encoding cytochrome aa3 quinol oxidase subunit II produces the protein MVVLSGCEKLVVFDPQGPVARELAGLINYSILLMSIVVITVFLLLVVIVWKYRERKDNMDYEPPEEHGSKWLEITWTLIPILLVTALAIPTVKTIYAVEEVPKGYENQEPLVIHVTSADWKWIFSYPEEGIETINYVNIPVDRPIDFRLTSAGTMQSFWIPSLAGQKYTMAKAETNLHLVADNTGSFVGKNSNFNGQGYAGMEFEVLAQTQEEFEDWVKEVKDTAPKLTEEEYEKKLEPSHLGRETYSNTHLEWVDHSDPNSPNYLNPEMYDRGHGWKGEVFEDENNYKNDPKAGSEGHEGMNHDETSDGGDHSGH, from the coding sequence ATGGTTGTCCTGAGCGGCTGTGAAAAGCTGGTGGTATTTGATCCACAGGGTCCTGTTGCCCGAGAACTCGCCGGGCTGATCAACTATTCCATCCTACTCATGTCAATAGTTGTCATAACTGTTTTCCTGCTGCTCGTTGTCATTGTTTGGAAATACCGTGAGAGAAAAGACAACATGGATTATGAGCCTCCTGAAGAGCACGGAAGCAAGTGGCTGGAAATTACTTGGACACTGATTCCTATACTGCTTGTTACTGCACTGGCCATTCCTACTGTAAAAACAATTTATGCGGTTGAGGAAGTTCCAAAGGGCTATGAAAACCAAGAACCGTTGGTAATCCATGTCACATCTGCTGACTGGAAATGGATTTTCAGCTATCCTGAGGAAGGTATTGAAACGATTAATTATGTCAATATTCCCGTAGACCGGCCAATTGACTTCCGTTTGACTTCTGCCGGCACGATGCAAAGCTTCTGGATTCCATCTCTAGCAGGCCAGAAGTATACGATGGCAAAAGCCGAAACCAATCTGCATCTTGTTGCGGACAACACAGGTTCATTTGTTGGTAAAAACTCCAACTTTAATGGACAAGGTTATGCAGGGATGGAATTTGAAGTACTGGCACAAACACAAGAAGAATTTGAGGATTGGGTAAAAGAAGTTAAGGACACTGCTCCAAAGCTGACTGAAGAGGAATACGAAAAGAAGCTTGAGCCTTCTCACCTTGGCCGTGAAACATATTCCAATACTCACCTTGAGTGGGTTGATCACTCTGACCCTAACTCACCAAACTACTTGAACCCAGAAATGTATGACCGAGGTCATGGCTGGAAGGGCGAAGTCTTTGAAGATGAAAACAACTATAAAAATGACCCCAAGGCCGGCAGTGAAGGCCATGAAGGCATGAATCATGATGAAACTTCTGATGGAGGTGACCATAGTGGGCATTAA
- a CDS encoding YvrJ family protein, whose translation MDQFVPIISEVGFPIVVTLYLLYRIETRLDMVVQSIQELPAKLKESL comes from the coding sequence ATGGATCAATTCGTACCAATCATAAGTGAAGTCGGCTTCCCAATCGTTGTGACACTTTATCTGTTATACCGGATTGAAACCAGACTTGATATGGTTGTTCAATCGATCCAGGAACTGCCCGCAAAATTGAAGGAAAGTCTATAA